A single Leptolyngbya sp. FACHB-261 DNA region contains:
- a CDS encoding NAD(P)/FAD-dependent oxidoreductase — MAKRYFVIGAGVAGISAAEEIRRGDESAEITVINGESYPFYRRLSLSTYLQGHTTLPALIVKQPQDYEALAITVLQDRVSQLEADHNRLMLESGEVCNYDGLVIATGGKALRPPIEGLELTGVRLGYWDIEDTLWYEERAKQVQGRKARAVVVGGGVLGLELADCLNKAGLEVTVLQLTNWLGDPLADELAGRMIEERVRESGADYRVGTSATRLLSDEHGHVRAVVTSTGEEIAADMVGICCGIQPNVSWLEGSGVRLERGCVAVNEVLGTNYANIYAAGDCTWVQGGMMIGRRPNRTWQVATLQGLVAAQNLLGAKRVYDEGLFYNAGVLYDLPYTLLGKFNPAPEEGCESRLYDTAGDPFAYFKLNFQDGRLVGALLLGQQRRTPVLRKIMEGNYIVTGHEHELMDLKFKPKGLPVADINNAGDAEVESKLAAYAKAAQATT, encoded by the coding sequence ATGGCGAAACGGTACTTCGTTATTGGGGCAGGGGTCGCAGGAATTAGCGCTGCTGAAGAGATTCGACGGGGAGATGAAAGCGCTGAAATCACGGTGATCAACGGCGAGTCTTATCCGTTTTATCGTCGTTTGTCGCTCTCAACTTATCTCCAAGGGCACACGACATTACCAGCGTTAATTGTCAAGCAGCCCCAGGATTACGAAGCACTAGCAATCACAGTATTGCAAGACCGAGTTAGCCAGTTAGAAGCAGACCATAACCGTCTGATGCTGGAAAGCGGTGAAGTCTGCAACTACGATGGCTTAGTTATTGCAACAGGTGGCAAGGCGCTGCGCCCGCCGATCGAAGGGCTAGAACTGACTGGAGTTCGCCTAGGCTATTGGGACATTGAAGATACCCTATGGTACGAGGAGCGGGCGAAGCAGGTTCAAGGCCGCAAAGCCCGTGCCGTTGTTGTTGGCGGTGGTGTGCTGGGCTTAGAACTAGCCGACTGTCTCAACAAAGCAGGGCTAGAGGTCACAGTTCTGCAATTGACCAATTGGCTCGGCGATCCACTAGCCGACGAGCTAGCCGGACGGATGATTGAGGAACGAGTGCGGGAGAGCGGCGCCGATTACCGAGTTGGCACTTCGGCTACTCGCTTGTTGAGCGATGAGCATGGCCATGTCCGCGCCGTAGTCACCAGCACCGGCGAAGAGATCGCCGCTGATATGGTGGGTATCTGCTGTGGCATTCAGCCCAATGTGAGCTGGCTAGAGGGGTCTGGTGTTCGTCTGGAACGGGGCTGTGTCGCTGTTAACGAGGTATTGGGCACCAACTACGCCAATATCTACGCAGCAGGCGACTGCACCTGGGTTCAGGGCGGCATGATGATCGGTCGTCGTCCCAACCGCACTTGGCAGGTTGCCACGCTGCAAGGTCTAGTCGCTGCTCAAAACCTGCTGGGAGCCAAGCGAGTGTACGACGAAGGGCTGTTCTACAACGCAGGCGTTCTCTACGACCTGCCCTACACCCTGCTGGGCAAGTTCAACCCAGCACCCGAAGAAGGCTGCGAATCTCGCCTTTACGATACGGCTGGCGACCCCTTCGCTTACTTCAAACTCAACTTCCAGGACGGTCGTCTGGTTGGGGCTTTATTGCTGGGTCAGCAGCGCCGCACTCCAGTTCTGCGCAAGATCATGGAGGGCAACTACATTGTCACCGGCCACGAACACGAACTCATGGACCTGAAGTTCAAGCCTAAAGGTCTGCCAGTGGCTGATATAAACAACGCAGGCGATGCAGAAGTTGAAAGCAAACTAGCTGCCTACGCTAAAGCAGCCCAAGCAACAACTTAA